The following are encoded together in the Mesoplodon densirostris isolate mMesDen1 chromosome 2, mMesDen1 primary haplotype, whole genome shotgun sequence genome:
- the FBLIM1 gene encoding filamin-binding LIM protein 1: protein MASKPEKRVASSVFITLAPPRRDEAVVEEVRRAACEARPGCPRESPVPTKASGAGSAGRLRSWTPPSRAAAPVPAVPPQLPSGGCSLPPPPLDGEDALPDLDLLPPPPPPPPVYLPPDEEPPAPMGASLISDLEQLPPPPPQPLVEGPPLQPRPSHLRPTEEELPPPPEEPVGFPEREASTDVCAFCHKTVSPRELAVEAMKRQYHAQCFTCRICRRQLAGQSFYQKDGRPLCEPCYQDTLEKCGRCGEVVREHIIRALGQAFHPTCFTCVTCARCIGDESFALDSQNEVYCLDDFYRKFAPVCSICENPIIPRDGKDAFKIECMGRNFHENCYRCEDCRILLSVEPTDQGCYPLNNRLFCKPCHVKRSAAGCC, encoded by the exons ATGGCCTCAAAGCCTGAGAAGAGGGTCGCCTCGTCTGTCTTTATCACCCTGGCACCTCCACGTCGAGATGAGGCTGTGGTTGAGGAGGTGAGGCGGGCAGCTTGTGAGGCCCGGCCTGGCTGCCCCCGGGAATCTCCTGTCCCCACGAAGGCATCCGGGGCTGGCTCTGCGGGGAGGCTCCGCTCCTGGACACCCCCCAGCAGGGCTGCAGCCCCGGTGCCAGCTGTTCCACCTCAGCTCCCCAGTGGAG GATGTtcgcttcctcctcctcccctggatGGCGAGGACGCACTCCCCGACCTGGACCTCCTCCCACCTCCGCCGCCGCCCCCTCCAGTGTACCTGCCTCCTGACGAGGAGCCCCCTGCCCCGATGGGGGCGTCACTCATTTCAGACTTAGAgcagctgcccccacccccgccgcag CCCCTCGTGGAGGGGCCTCCACTGCAGCCTCGGCCCAGTCATCTCAGACCCACAGAAGAGGAGCTGCCGCCTCCCCCAGAGGAGCCTGTCGGCTTCCCCGAGAGAGAGGCCTCCACAG ACGTCTGTGCCTTCTGCCACAAGACCGTGTCCCCTCGAGAGCTGGCTGTGGAGGCCATGAAGAGGCAGTACCATGCCCAGTGCTTCACGTGCCGTATCTGCCGCCGCCAGCTGGCCGGACAGAGCTTCTACCAGAAGGATGGGCGGCCCCTCTGTGAACCCTGCTACCAG GACACCCTGGAGAAGTGTGGCAGGTGTGGCGAGGTGGTCCGGGAGCACATCATCAGGGCCTTGGGCCAGGCCTTCCACCCCACCTGCTTCACGTGTGTGACCTGCGCCCGGTGCATCGGGGATGAGAGCTTTGCCCTGGACAGTCAGAATGAGGTGTACTGCCTGGACGATTTCTACAG gaAATTCGCCCCTGTGTGCAGCATCTGTGAGAATCCCATCATCCCCCGAGACGGGAAGGATGCCTTCAAAATCGAGTGCATGGGAAGAAACTTCCATGAGAATTGCTACAGGTGTGAG
- the TMEM82 gene encoding transmembrane protein 82 — protein sequence MFSLLSLPSWLPSLPSLEWGSGLLDALLQGLVGACGVSVLNNLLKVYFFVGCTNDPERQLEKERLRAQWASLETVHLAGLALILTVVGVRVAALVVLEFSLRAVSMLLSLDKGTRGTERLQLYLLCQYSLGCGLTCSLSFLQEGAPHRTLNLLLGLGLAALLRSGTRRLRHHVCQLYELHSSQRYCGVCLGLLTGAHGLPRLLGRALALTFAVGNMAAVALLNRDFLTTSEAVRFWMPLAICYTLLVIYMQEEQQRHPGLQSQVQTVLVRMCGLFLLLLTVGRWLDLVGILSSLLGEFWCLLGTRTLFDLCQIQDFPSQRPSSSAPSQPQPLAPAQPQGTAPS from the exons ATGTTCTCCCTGCTGTCCCTCCCCTCCTggctccccagcctcccctcccttgAGTGGGGCTCCGGCCTCCTCGACGCCCTCCTGCAAG GCCTCGTCGGGGCCTGCGGAGTCTCCGTCCTGAACAACCTCCTGAAGGTCTACTTCTTCGTGGGCTGTACCAA TGACCCGGAGCGGCAGCTTGAAAAGGAGCGGCTGCGGGCCCAGTGGGCCTCGCTGGAGACCGTGCACCTGGCAGGGCTGGCCCTGATCCTGACCGTCGTGGGGGTCCGGGTGGCCGCCCTCGTGGTGCTCGAGTTCTCCCTCCGGGCTGTCTCCATGCTGCTTTCCCTGGACAAG GGCACCCGGGGCACCGAGAGGCTGCAGCTGTACCTACTGTGCCAGTACTCGCTGGGCTGCGGGCTGACCTGCAGCCTGAGCTTCCTGCAGGAGGGCGCCCCGCACCGCACGCTGAACCtgctgctgggcctggggctggccgCGCTGCTCCGCTCGGGCACCCGGCGCCTCCGCCACCACGTCTGCCAGCTCTATGAGCTGCACAGCAGCCAACGCTACTGTGGGGTCTGCCTGGGCCTGCTGACTGGCGCTCACGGCCTCCCCCGGCTGCTGGGCCGCGCCCTGGCGTTGACCTTTGCAGTGGGCAACATGGCAGCCGTGGCCCTCCTCAACCGGGACTTCCTGACCACCTCGGAGGCTGTGCGCTTCTGGATGCCGCTCGCCATCtgctacaccctgctggtcatctACATGCAGG AGGAGCAGCAGCGGCATCCCGGCCTGCAGAGCCAGGTCCAGACGGTGCTGGTACGCATGTGCGGCCTCTTTCTGCTGTTGCTGACCGTGGGCCGTTGGCTGGACCTCGTGGGCATCCTCTCCTCCCTGCTGGGCGAGTTCTGGTGCCTGCTGGGCACCCGCACCCTGTTTGATCTTTGCCAGATACAG GATTTTCCATCCCAGAGGCCTTCCTCGTCAGCTCcaagccagccccagcccttggcacCTGCCCAGCCGCAGGGGACGGCCCCCTCCTGA
- the SLC25A34 gene encoding solute carrier family 25 member 34 — translation METVAPAVDLVLGASACCLACVFTNPLEVVKTRLQLQGELQARGTYPRHYRGFVASVVAIARADGLCGLQKGLAAGLLYQGLMNGVRFYCYSLACQAGLAQQPGGTVVAGAVAGALGAFVGSPAYLVKTQLQAQTVATMAVGHQHPHQSVLDALGTIWRQRGLAGLWQGVGGAVPRVMVGSAAQLATFASAKAWVQEQQWLPEDSWLVALAGGMISSVAVVTVMTPFDVVSTRLYNQPVDGAGRGRLYGGLADCLVKIWRQEGPLALYKGLGPTYLRLGPHTILSMLFWDELRKLVMRAQHQGS, via the exons ATGGAGACGGTGGCTCCAGCTGTGGACCTGGTGCTGGGCGCCTCGGCCTGTTGCCTGGCCTGTGTCTTCACCAACCCCCTGGAGGTGGTGAAGACGCGGCTGCAGCTGCAGGGGGAGCTGCAGGCCCGGGGCACCTATCCTCGGCACTACCGGGGCTTTGTGGCCTCCGTCGTCGCTATCGCCCGTGCAGATGGGCTGTGCGGCCTGCAGAAGGGGCTGGCTGCCGGCCTCCTCTACCAGGGCCTCATGAATGGTGTCCGCTTCTACTGCTACAGCCTGGCATGCCAGGCCGGGCTCGCCCAGCAGCCGGGTGGCACCGTGGTGGCGGGCGCTGTGGCAGGGGCACTGGGAGCCTTCGTGGGGAGCCCTGCTTACCTG GTCAAAACGCAGCTGCAGGCCCAGACGGTGGCCACGATGGCTGTGGGACACCAGCACCCTCACCAG AGCGTCCTGGATGCCTTGGGGACCATCTGGCGGCAGCGGGGCCTGGCGGGGCTGTGGCAGGGTGTGGGTGGGGCCGTGCCCCGGGTCATGGTCGGCTCGGCTGCTCAGCTGGCCACCTTCGCCTCCGCCAAGGCCTGGGTGCAGGAGCAACAG TGGCTCCCAGAGGACAGCTGGCTGGTGGCCCTGGCCGGGGGCATGATCAGCAGCGTAGCTGTGGTCACAGTCATGACCCCCTTCGACGTGGTCAGCACGCGGCTGTACAATCAGCCTGTGGACGGAGCGGGCAGG GGCCGGCTGTATGGCGGCCTCGCCGACTGCCTGGTGAAGATCTGGCGGCAGGAGGGGCCCCTGGCGCTCTACAAGGGTCTGGGCCCCACCTACCTGCGCCTGGGTCCCCACACCATCCTCAGCATGCTCTTCTGGGATGAGCTCCGGAAACTGGTCATGCGGGCCCAGCACCAGGGCAGCTAG